Genomic window (Capsicum annuum cultivar UCD-10X-F1 chromosome 10, UCD10Xv1.1, whole genome shotgun sequence):
AATTCTCGACCTACTAACCTANNNNNNNNNNNNNNNNNNNNNNNNNNNNNNNNNNNNNNNNNNNNNNNNNNNNNNNNNNNNNNNNNNNNNNNNNNNNNNNNNNNNNNNNNNNNNNNNNNNNATCCTACTCTCCTAATTCTCGACCTACTAACCTACTATCCTAATTCTCAACCTCCACATCCTCCTATTATCCTACTCTCCTAATTTTTCGACCTACTAACCTACTATCCTAATCCTCGACTTCCACACCCTCCTATTATCCACATTGAGCTGAAGCTGTgcaatcataaaaataaaactaaacaagaaaaaaaaaaacctgCTGAAGATGCATAAGTACTCAGCATCCTTCTCCAAGCTATTCCATTCTGATAACAattaacacacacacaaaaaaacacataaattaGCAAACTAACTGACTTCTTagttcaaacataaaaaaaaaaacataactcCAAAAAAGTTCATTTCTTGTGTATATGTAAATAAAGATAGAGAAGGTAAAAAATTACCTGGGGTTTGTAGAAGTTGTAAAAAGAAAGGCGACCACCAAGAAATTGAAGTGACTTGGGCACCACCATTGGTATGTTCAGCAGGGCATTTTTGCTTGCTTGCTTACTTTGgagctttttttaattttttttttttttttttttttttttttttttttaaaaaaaaaattaaaaaaaaaaaaaaaaaaaaaagggacaaaattttcagaaaaataaataactttataggtcttttttttttcattttataaaggAGCACATTTAAAAAGTTTatgttaatttctttttaatactCCCCTCtgttttaattttccttttattcAGTTTAAAAgactgtccttttttttttttttaattttttaattttaattttcatgtggCACGTGTCCgatcataaaattaaagtaaGTATATGATATGAgtaagatttaatttatttaaaagaaatttttgtgtcaagtcaatGCTATCATCAATAACAATAACTTATTTAGTGTATTTCatattcataataataaaattaaataaacaaattaaaacaaaatgaGAGTTATATATCaagattatcattttttttatttaaataataaaattatttcattaaaaaacataattaatatctTGAAAGACTAGGTGGGATGAAAATTTTAAACATTAAGGTATCATGGATGCAAATCAAtgcataaattaataaaattgattttcatGAAATCAGACATGGCAATTATTTTGAAACGCATCAACTGCAATTATATGATAAAATATCATATAAAAATGTGTCAggaattttgtctttttttttttttttcctaattaggGGAAAAACAGATCTAAAGAAgcaatttgatttttcataataattttacTACTTCATAGTCAAAAAACAAGAGCTGAAACATCATCAGTCAAATCAAAACTTTACCAATTATAAGTACCTAACATCATTGACTTTATCAAACTCAAAAACACATAGTTTTCTTGATTGTGTTGTCTGAGAAATTTTTGTAAGCAAATCAAGATTCAATATTCAGAATAAGCAGCTATGTCTTTGGCAACTTCTCAGCTTTCTTGTTTCTCTTCAATTAAAGGCGGATTAGTACAGTTTCATAGTCGACCATTGTACCCATGTTCTACTTTTCCCCTAAAGGTAcaatctttttcactttttttacatCAAGAATTGATTTTGATGGAACCCCAGAAGTTTATTTAGCTGTTATTTGTTGTAAATACATGTTGTCCATCCTTACTAGTAGTTGTTGTATTGCTCTTGGAGTTTCTTGTCCTTTgatttgtgttattatttgtaGTTTCTTGTACTTCGactatcatattgttttgttgtagttacaGTCTTGCtactatttattgtttttgttaccATCTGTTATTTCTATTACGTCTGTATTTGGACTATtttttcttgagccgagggtcttttggaaatagcctctctaccttcccgtaggtagtggtaaggtctgcgtacactttacccttcccGGACCTCACTTGTGAGATTTCAATTTGTATGTTGTTGTTacaatctttttttcctttttttgacaTCAAGAATTGATTTTTATGGAACCCAGAGGCTTATTTGTTCATCGTTTGTTATAAAGACATGTTTTGAATCATTGGGTGTGTTGGTGCTAAGAAAAATGTTTTGTTGGAAAGTTAGTGAGCAtgttacttattttcttgtgtttggtACGTAGCAAAACTTTGTATCCTATaaatatttgtatgtatataATCTAGACAACTCCTATAGgagtgggtgtgggtgtggggtGGTGGGAACGGGGCTATGAGGGTTGGGGTGAAGATGAGGTATGTTGGAGGGTGGGGAGGACACAATGTATGGAATGCTACTCGTGGAACTTTTTTCCgtacttttaatgaagaaatcTTTTCCTCATTTTGTTGGACGAGTACTATAGGAGTGGGGTGGGGGTAGAGGTGGGGGGGGGGGATAGGGATGGGGCTATGAGGGTGGAGGTGAAGATGAGTTGTGTTGGAGGGTGGGGAGGAGACAATCTTGTGGAATGACACTCGTCGAACTTGTTTTTCCTACTTTTGTTGGAGAAGTGTTTTCCTCATTTGTAAGGAGTTCGTTTTCCTTAAGAAaatgttttcaaaaatttttaacCAACAGCGTCCACTACATTGAGCTCGACTCATATATgtagttgaaattttatttgaCGTATATGTTACTGTCAGTTGACACCCATAGTCTCAAAAGTGGTGATGTGCCTCACAGAACTAGTTGATCCTCCTTCCCCCTTGGTAATTACAAAGGACTTTGTTGTCACTAGTAAATTAGACCATCCCCATAAAAAGACTAGCTTTTGTAGTTGCTTATTTTTCAGTTTGTATACGGCTATCGGTTGTCTATATGCAAGATCTTTCCTTTCCAGAGATAGCAcaagtcaaagaaggagattCTATTCAACGCGATATGGGTTTCCATACGAATTAGTGCCTTAAGCAGGAAGGCAAAATGAAATTATGTGAAATGTTATCATATATaagagaaagcttgaatcttgaatctGCCTCTTAACTGTTTGGGGTATTATGCTGGGAAAAGGAAAGAATTTTAAGAGATTTTGTGTCGCTATGTTTGTTGAGTGCTCTTGTACCTTTTTACTCCACTGATATATGGTGTAAGGTTTATCGTGATCTAATATGTGATCATTTAGAGCTTCGTCTTCTTCCTTTTTTGGTCAATAAGATTTCATCTTAAGAGACTTATCTTCTTTAAGTAGTGCCTCTTGATAAACTTAGAGGGCATATTCAGAAATCATATGTTTGGACACAAAAAGTTGGGCCCGAATAAAGTAGAATGGTCTTACAGGATTTGTAAAGTCGACCTCAACTAGTTTGTGATTGAGGCATAGTTGATTGATTGGTTGAGATGTTGGCCAATAACATACTTGCTTTTGATGTGATTATAATTTATTTGGCCGAAGATTGGTGCATACTTTCAACTTCTGAATATGATTTTGCTCATAAAATAGATGAAAGATGGAGACTGAAACTACTTCTGTATTTATCTTTATAAATGAGCATATAACATCTAATCTTAGGCCGGAGCGAACCTCTCTGGGAGCTGAGATTCTCAAATCTGCAACTGCAATACCATCAGACCTTCCATGATGCTTCCGTACAAAGTTATACTCAATTGTTATCTTTTTGTTCTTCTGATTTTAGTAGTTGCACGTTCTATAAGATAGTCTTTTACTTTCCGTTTCGCTCTTTCTCTTTCTGTATTTCCCTGAACCAAACTCAGAGTTGAACATTTAGCTGATAGTTAGGTATTTGACTTCAAAATATATAACTGTCTTTTACTCTTTTTCCGTTTCTTTTATATTTGCTCCTTTAGTTTGACCTTTTTGGTATGCTGCCTAACATTTCGGTCTATAAGGGAAGTGAATCGCCATGTGGAATCTGTCTTCCTTCACTTAGACAAACTTCATTTATCATGGATTTCAGGTAATTGCTATGAGTAGTGATGGGCATGGCGCAGATGAATCCAGTTTAAAGGGCAGGGCCACTTTAAGTTATGCAACAGATTCTTCAAAATCACTTAATGGGACTTCTTCAAACTCATATTCTGCACCAGAAGAACACGTTGCGGGGAAAGAAATAAATGAGCCAGTGCAAGAGAACACCAGCAGCGAGCCAAAAAGGGCAgcaaaaattcatgatttttgtttAGGAATTCCCTTTGGTAAGTAGCATCTCATAGTCTGAGAAGGCTGaggaacatataatacttctCTATTCACGGCtttccatattttatattttcttcataaTGCTTATCGTGGTTCAAACACGTGGCAGTTTTTTCTCTTTGCCACATCATCTTTAAACTCGATCCCTTGCCGACTGATGAATTCAGCCAGTTTACAGGACTCATCACATGTCAGTTACTGAACATAATATGCTCTCCACCATTCTTAAACTGAAAGCTTAGTGCATTTCCTTAAAGTCTTTCTGAACATGTTCAAGTCAAGAGTGCCGCTTATGACCTTTGACAACGAATGATGACTCAATCTTGGTCCTTTTCTTAAATCCAAGAGTCAGTTGAAAGTAAAACTTTTCAAGTTGATTTACTAACCTCTACATGACAAAACTTGACCATAGACTAGGACAAGAGTTGTCATGCGGAGGTCTGTTCTTTATTGGAAATTTAAGCCTATTTGTTCACTTCCCATTTGTCATTTCTGTTATGAACATCAGGATATATGTTTGATACATTTTGTTTAACCTGCAAAACCCTCAATTCTATGAGGAACTAACCATGCTTAGTGGGTCTCCTGCGTGTCATTGCATCCAGAATTAAGCTCATTATTCAGCCCCGTGTCCAGCAAAACTGATGTCGTTTAAATATTCCTTCCATTTCTTCTACTAATAATGCCATTTTCTTAGATGGAGAGGAATACTTCACTGATAGCATATATAAGAGTCGTAGCATAAGACAAATATATGCATTTTTCCCATTTATTCTATAAGTTCTCGCACTTATAAGAAAAAAAGCCTCGGATCCAAAAAGAATAAGAGCCTCTCTGTACAATCACAATAACTTCAGGAAAAAAACCTCCAATGTGTTTGTTTTGGTGGTTCTCCAATCTGTTTTCATGAGTCTTGTCCATAACTAGACCAAGACAAGGTTGGACAAGTCCTGAAATTCACAGCCCACAAAGTCACTTTTTCTACAGAAAGTCCCATGCTCTATTCATGTTACACCCAAGCTCTTGGATTTCTGGAACGTATACCTCACGCGTGAGTGGGCAGCACTTTTCTGGCTATACCGAAGTTAGGTGCACATGCAGTAAGTTTTATGCATTTTCTTGTGTGGATGCTCTAAATAGGCGCATCTATGTATAAGTGTTTCAATATTCTATCGCACTATCAGTAGACTACATTAAACTATTGTATTGTACATAACGTCTATAAAAGCACTAGCCATAAGACACAATGCTTTGACATTTTCACATTCTCTTCTGTTACTTCTTGGACAAATCATTCAAGCTGAATACCCTTCGGATCTGACTTAATCTTTGTCTACAGTAGAAAGGTGCTTTAATCTCTTAGACTACTCAATTGATTGTAAACAACTCATTGATTCTCTTCACAGGTGGTCTTGTTTTCACGGGGGGACTTATTGGTTTTATATTCTCAAGAAATCCTGCCACATTAGGCAGTGGTGTTCTTTTCGGAGGTTCATTATTGGCTCTCAGTGCCATTAGCATGAAGGTGTGGCGGGAAGGGAAAACTAACTTTCCATTCATATTGGGTCAAGCAGGTATTTGCCGTTGTCTTTCAGTTAATTGCTAATTGTTTTTCTGCATAGTCTCATTGTGGCTGGTGGGCAGTCTTTAGCATGTTAATGGTTGTGAACCGGGAACACTTCCTTTTTGCGTAATCTCTTCTGTATCTGTTTGTAGGTTTAACATTGTATGTGATCATAGATATATCTAGTACTCCGTAATACAATAACGATGGCATCCATAATATGATGGGCCTATGAACTGATTTCATATTCATCTCAGTTGCCAAtgctagtttttatttttagctCACTTCAAATTTGTACCACTTCCATCCACAGCTCCTCCCTCCTGATAAGGACAATTTTTCTTGCTAAAATGAAAAGGGAAAAGAAGGAAAGGGGGAAAGTAAATTTGCCAAACAATTCCGAGAGCTGTCTCCTTTTTCTCGAGCCTCATTTTGAAACAAATGGATATTCATTTCTTTTGTAGAttgtttttgtcttgagccgcgggtctatcggaaacaacctctctctctcaacattgaggtagtggtatggactccgtacacttaccctccccataccccactttgtgggaataaactgggtatgttgttgttgttgtatcttttGGGGTTGGAGAGATGGCTTAATAGCTGGGGTGGACCTACGTTATAAtttggggtgctccggcacccactaaactcaacgcagaataggtataattacataaaaaatatacgaaaataggtataaaacatataaaagtaCCCACTCTAACAAAAAGTTGATTGGGTGCACTGACATTTAGGTTGATTTTAAGGTGCTTGACTCGGGTTCGAACCTCATtgaggtcattttttattttttcttagctttttaattttttaaacaccCACTATCTTTAAATTTTGGGTCCGCCACTGCTTAATAGAGATAGAGAGAAGGAAGCTCTCACTTGGTGTGTGCTTAGATCCTTTGAATTGTTATTGGGTCGTGGGTTTCCACATTGCTGTGACCGATCTTGAGGTTGTTGCTGTTGACATCAGTACGTAAACATAATATAACATGTGTAATCACAAAGCAAAGCTAATTTTCCTAACTTTTTAAATTGTGGAGTTTCTCATGTTTTTTCTGAAGATCTCATGCATGCAAAGTTCTCGTTATTGTACATGATTCTCTGTGAGCTACCAATCTGCTATGTGTGACGATCAAACAACAAGGGCGTAATATGAAATTTCAACCTATATGACTGCAAGGCAAATATTTCTCCTTGATGAAAAATTTTGACTGCATTTTCCATTTAACCTGTCAAAATATGCTGCTGCTACTTGAAagaaggcataatacataaatagacGCTCAAACTTGGCCACGACTGGCAAGTAAACATTCCAACTTTGAGTATGCACATTTAGGTACCTCAACTCGTCTCCACTATGTCACTTAACActccaacttacaaaatgatcATCTAGATACTCCAAAATTTGTGTCACGTCAACCCTCGGGGGTTGGCCTGGTGGTAATTGGCTTGAGCTTTGGGGTGCTCCCTTTCAAGGTCTCAAGTTCGATACCCACTGGGTGCAAACAATTTCTGAGGGCCATCGGACTGGGTGAAACCCTGAATTAGCCGTGGTGCACTTGCGGGAAACTCCTTGCCGAGGGCCTGTGCACCCCCGGGATTAGTTGGGGCTCGAACAGTCTCGGACACCTGGtgcaagtcaaaaaaaaaaaattttatgtgtCACGTCAGCGTTGGGTGTCCACGAGATACAGTGGGGACGAGTTGGAGTGTTAAGATGCCAGTTGAGACCAAGTTAAAGTGTCTAGATGTGCACTCTCAAACTTGGTGAGGCCAAGTTCGAGTGTGGATTCACTTTTACATATTGTGTCTATTCAAACATATACATCTGAATATATCTTCCTTTCACTAATTCTTCGGTTTCTCCTTATGTTGTCCTGCAGTACTTGCTGTGACCCTTCTGTGGAAAAACATGCAGACCTTCTCACTGGTAGGTCTTCATATCGCCAAAGTCTTCTGTTATGTTCTTGcccgacttgcattattaaaatagtttttttgttTCGTTTTGTTAATGCAGACAGGAAAAGTGTTCCCTACTGGCTTCTTCGCTGCTATCAGGTATTACAAcgtcttcttttctctcttctcacGTATCCATTACCAGATGCAACATTATCGTTTACTTTGTTGTTAAATTCTTCAGTGCTGCAATGTTCTGCTTCTACTCTTATGTGATACTATCTGGAGGTAATCCACCACCTAAGAAGTTGAAGGCATCTGCATCAGACGCGTattagtgaaaatctcaaaagcTCGGCAACAATCAATGTCGACAGTTTTGCAGTGAGCAAAATCTGTTAATTTACGCGAGTTTCATACTACTGGTAATGAGGAAAGTGAGCGAAGTTTCGATGATATTGGTCTTGGaatgtagaatgattttgctaatGTCATAAGAGTTAGTTCATTAGCAACTTGTTAATGGCACAATGAGTGTTATGATAGTTTGGATTATACAAATTATTACTTATGGATCATCTTAAGTACCTAAACATAGAATgcacaccttttttttttcttcatattttctcttccaatcggagtaaccggtaaagttgttgtcatgtgatcaggagccTTGGAAACTGCTTCtgacagaaatgtaaggtaaggctgcgtacaatacacccttgtggtggggcccttcctcggaccctgcgtatagcgggagctttagtgcgcCGGGCtgctcttttattttttcttccaaTTGTTGTTTTATAGCTTCTCTCAATTCAAAGTTCTTATTGCCGGCAAGCGCATGGTTGAGTGGTTGGGAGGTAGGTCTCTCGGTAGGAGACCTCGGATTGAATCCAGCAACCACGAGCTTGTGCATGGGGCTTGTCGAGTGCGGTTTACATCTCCTATGATCCTTGCAATCTAAATTATACAATTTTACATAGTCGAAACTCGATGGATAATGGATCAATTTCGTTTGTCTACCTACCTCCACTTAAATATCAAGTTTTCGTTCATAATAGTGTTCATTCGATCTAGAGTTTATATGCTTAGCTCACGCATCAGAACATTGCGTCTAAGTTCattaaaaaattaagagataCACATCCAATACCTCCCGAACTATCGTTCAAGTTGCTACGACAAACTCCAACTTCACAGAGATCCTATTACattcctgaactcaattttagtgtttttttcattattttgtgctgacgtgacacctttattacaaaAAATGGGCCCCACATCAAAGGTGTTACGTCAGctaaaaggttgacaaaaatacgctaaaactTAGTTCGGGGAGATAATAGGATTCCCGTGAAGtcggagtgtgtcgtaacaaatttGGTCATAGCTCACGAGGGCACTATAATGCTTTACTCAAAATTTAACTTATTCCGTTTAtacatttaaatttaatttatagatgataatattaataaatatatccAATAATATATATCGACGGTGTAAACAAACGAGATTTATACAATTAAAAATCACTTATCATATTGATAAATGTAACTAACTTATCTtctgataataataaaaatggaaactaactaactatcacacgttaaaattaatgataactaattaatattcttgttttaattcaatACATTCCCCACAAATTCCTATAATAACGCATCAATCTTAtatttaaatttcacttttctctttcattttttaaattgcTGGGAcctttttttgtaaataaaatttcatattacaaaaaaatttatattatattaaaagtgtcaTCTGGCTCAAGCTCCGCTGGGAATCGCCACCGGCTGAGCAGCCTATTGCAACAGTTAGTCATGGCGAAAACAATTTTTTTCCCAGTTGTGCTTTCATTTATCTTCATTTTATCATACACAATGTGTATTAATGCTAATGCTACTGGTAAAAATGCTGGTGGTAAAAATGAAGTTggtatgtattatttttcattaattccagtcttatatatgtgtattttaaTTAGATATTCCTTTGTAGACATAAATCGGTCGATAAAGTTATGTTTATATATTACAAGAGTTGATTGGTATCAATGGCGGAGTTATGTGTGATTTGGTCTTTTCATGCTAAAAATTAGCGGTGAAAAATGAAGTTGGTATGTATTATTTTCCATTAATCCCAAtgttatatatgtgtattttaaTTTGATATCCCTTCGTCGAAAAAATATGCAGACATAAATAGGTCGATATAGTTATGTTTATATATAACATGAGTTTATTGATATCAATGGCGAGTTAGGAATTTGATGATGAGTGTGGTTTGATCTTTTCATGCTAAAAATTATTGGTAAAAATGATTGGATTGTATTATTTCCATTAATACCAATcgtatatatgtttattttaattCGATAATCCTTCATCGAAAAAATATGCAAACATAATAGGTCGATAAAGTTATGTTTATATATTACGTATCGATGGCGGAGTTAGGAATTTGACGATGAGTGTGATTTGGTCTTTTCATGCTAAAAATTATTGGTAAAAATGAAGTTGGTATGTATTATTTTCCCCTATTTCCAAtcttatatatgtgtgttttaAATCGATGCCCCTTCGTCGAAAAAATATGCAGACATAAATAGGTCAATAACAAAGTTATGTTTATATATTACATGAGTTCATTGATATCAATGACGGAGTTAGGAATTTGACGATCGATAGGTGTGGTTTGGTCTTTTCATGCTAAAATTTATTGgtataatatttaatttagttgcaattttttttttctgaaattgaatttgaatataacCAATaagttttttcatgtttttctaatttttgaaCTTTATTTGTATTAGTATATATGGAGATGAacatttttccttcttcttgatATTCATTTACTAGttaacattatttttctttctcaatcATATAGTaatgacatttttttctttgtattttatttaaataataatatgcaCCTCATAGAAGACACCAAAACATTGATTAAAACTTTTtccaatcaacaacaacaacaatatacccgcaaagtggggtctgggaaggatAAGATGTATACGCAGATCTAATCTCTATCTTAGGTTGTTTCTTATATATCCTCGATTTTAAAAGACTTTCATCAATCatttattgaattatattttcatatcaaatattcttcaatttttatttttttttcagatgATGAGAAACCCTTCTCTTACTTGCTGGGAACAACAGAGGGACCATACAAATGGGGTACACTTAAACCTAATTGGAAAATATGTGATACTGGATTATTTCAGTCTCCTATTAATTTCCGTAATAAAACTGTGAAAGTCACAAAACGTATACCACATTTTACCCCAAATTACAAAATTTCATCGGCTACTATAATGAATAGAGGCCATGATATTAAGGTATGTCAATCTCTCTAACAATCATGCTACATTTAATATTGAGATAATACATAAACGTGTTCTTTAATGTGGCTTCGGTTGATATCTGTGCCCCCGATCGACCATCTTTGGACTATTATAAAGTAGAACGAATAGGCACACACGTGTTGCGCATGACAAATCGTGTGACTTGCATGCGTCCTACACGTCAAATCGTGTGTCTATATGTCCTTTAACGTGGCCACAATTGATATCTGtgccctccatctttggaatattATAAAGTAGAACAGGTAGGCACACACGTGCTGCATGACAAAACGTGTGAGCTGCATGTGTCCTGCATGTCAAATCGTGTGTCTATATGTCCTTTAACGTGGCCACAATTGATATCTGTGTCCTTCATCTTTGGAATATTATAAAGTAGAATAGGTAGGCACACACGTGTTGCATGACAAATCATGTGAGCTGCATGTGTCCTACATGTCAAATCATGTGAGATTTGCCATGTATGACACGTGTGTCTATATGTCCTTTGACATGGCCTCGGTTGATATTTGTGCCCTCCATCTTTGGACTATTATAAATTAGAACAGGTAGATACACACGTATTGCATAATGTGTGAGCTGCATGTGTCCTTTAACGTGGTTTCGGCTAATATATGTACCCTCCATCTTTGAACTATTATAAAGTACAACAGGTAGGCACACACGTGCTGCATGAAAAATCGTGTGAGCAGCATGTGTCCTACATGTCAAATCGTATGAGATTTGTTATGTG
Coding sequences:
- the LOC107843903 gene encoding protein FATTY ACID EXPORT 1, chloroplastic; its protein translation is MSLATSQLSCFSSIKGGLVQFHSRPLYPCSTFPLKVIAMSSDGHGADESSLKGRATLSYATDSSKSLNGTSSNSYSAPEEHVAGKEINEPVQENTSSEPKRAAKIHDFCLGIPFGGLVFTGGLIGFIFSRNPATLGSGVLFGGSLLALSAISMKVWREGKTNFPFILGQAVLAVTLLWKNMQTFSLTGKVFPTGFFAAISAAMFCFYSYVILSGGNPPPKKLKASASDAY